The Candidatus Woesearchaeota archaeon genome segment CCCGGTGGCTCTTCTTTGAGCCCCATCCGTGTGAGCCTGAGCCTCTCTGCCTTGAGTTCTTCTTTCTTCTGTTTGTGGTCATTATGATTCACCGCGTGCCTTAAAGCATCCTCTTTATCAGCTTAGCCATATCTGCTCCCCTGTATCCGAGAGCTCCGCCGATTGAGTATCCTGTCTTTATCCCTTTTCTTTCAAATCCGCCCCTTGGCGGGTTGAGCCGGTAGAATCCCTTTTCATTCTGCTCAGGCCTCTTTTCTGCTATTGACTTTGCAAGGGCATCGTCTATCTCGCCGTAAGTTACAAAGTCCTTTACCTTTTTCACCATTCCCATGGTTGAGTCGTTCTTTTCAAATATTATCATGCTGTTTTTTCTCTGGAGCCCGAGCATGTTAAGAGTGTCTATTGTTTGCTGCATGCTTCTTACGCACCCTCTTATCCTTATGACTGCAATCTTGCTCATTGTTCTTCCCCTTCCCCGGCATTAATTTCAGCAGATGGTTTTTCTTCGCCCTTTATCTTGCCTTCTATGAATTTGTTTCTGTTTGACGCCATTGAGCCTGTCTTCATGGCTGTTAGATTATGAAGCGCTGCCATTGATGCGTTTACAAGGTTTATTGTGCTTCTTCCCTGTCCAATCATCTTTGACCAGACATCTTTTATTCCTGCGAGCGCAAGAATCTTCTGGCACTCTCTTGTTACGCACAGCCCCTTTCCTTTGGGCGCAGGTATGAGCTTGATTCTTACAGAGCCGCATCTTCCCTCTACTGCAAACGGAATGCTGTGGTAATTTCCGCATCCGCACTGCCATGAGCCGCATCCCCTTCTTACTTTCATGACTGAAAGCTTTGCGTTCCTTATGGCTTTTTCCCTTGCGGGGACAGTTTCCTTTGCCTTTCCGTATCCAACTCCGACATATCCGTCTTCGTTTCCTACAACGACATATGCGCCGAAATGAGGCTTGTTGCCTTCGGGAGTTTTTTTCTGCGTCTGCTTGAAAACCCTTCTCTGTCCGCCTCCGAATTTTCCCTTTGCCTGCCCCACCATTATAAGGTCCATCTTCAGGTTGGGGAGGAGCGCATCAACTATTTCAGGTTCAAGTATTTTCATTCCTCTGTCAAGAATATAATCTATGTCTGTGATTTCGCCGTTTTTGACTTTTCTTCCTAGCCCTGTTTTTGGGCTCCATGAGTCCTTTATGAATTCCTTTTTTTCAAGAATCTCGGCTGTTTCTTCTTCAGGCACTACCACGAGCGGCGTTTCTTCTGTCTTTATGACTTCCGGTTCCATCTTTTTCTCTTCTGTTTCTTCCTTTTTTGCAGGCTTCTTTCTTGCCTTCTTTTCCTTGTTTTCTGTGCCTTCCTTAGCCATTTTATTCACTCCAAAAAAGTATTATTCAGTTTTTATTTTGACTTGACCTGTTTTTTAGCATCTGCCTTTGATGCAGAAACTGCTCCCTTCATTATTGCTTCCTTTGCCTTCTGAAAAACATTTTCAATTTTCAGGTCAGGGACGCTTTTTTCATATGATGAGAAGAATCTCTTGAATTTCTCAGGGTCTTCCTTCTTGAGCTTTGCTGCGTATGCGCTTATATGAGCGCCGCTTATTCTCTTTTCGTCTGGAAGTATTTCTTCTGAATGGTTTATTGACATTCCTGCATCAAGCGCTCCCTTGAGTGCTGAGTAAATCCTTGAGCCGCCTACTGATTCCTGCAGCCCAATGTCAAGCACTGCCTCCTTGATTTTTCCCTTTGCCTTTATTCCGAGGAGAAGTCCTGTCAGGTATGCTGCGCTTATGTTTCCCCGGTTTAAGCTCCATCCGTATTTCAAAAGCTCTCTTGAATCAGCAGAGCAGATTATGACATCTCCCTTAGGAGAGTAGCTTACAAGCTGGACATGAATGTTTTTCAGGGTTTTTCTTACAACGAGCCTTGGCTTTCCTGATGAGAGAAGCTTAAGCCTCTTTGGGTAATTTGTCTTCCCTTCCCTCTTCCTTCTGAATTCCATTGTTCTTTTGGTGTTTCTCATCTTGATTATCCCTTGTTGATACGGCAATTATCCTTTTTTACTGCCCGGTTTTTTTCTGCTCAATAGGTGCAGCCCTTTTGGCTTCCGGCTTAAGTGCGAGAGCATGCTCTTCTATGAAGAGCTTCATGTGCCTCTTGCTTCTGAAAAGTCCGCCCTTTGACTTTAAGTATAATTCCCTGAATGTCTTCCTGTCTATTGCTCCGTTTTCCTTGAGCTCCTTGAGGAGTTCTCTTTGGAGCCTTACCTTGTTCATCCAGGCCTTCTTTCCAGGAAGTCTTGCTGTAAACCTTCCCTTGACAGAGCCCTTGTTTCTTTGCCTTCCCTTTCTTTTCTGGGACAGTATTGCTCTTGCCCTTCCCCTGGAAACCCCTTTCGCCTGCTTTTTCACTATGGCGCCTGAAGAGATGAGAGCCCTTATGTCTCCCTTTGTTATTGCTTCCTTTATTTCATCAAGCCTTTCGCTGTCAAACCAGACTCTCTTTGGAGAGCGCTTAAGGATTTCTGCCGCGATTCTTTTCTGCACTTTCAGGTCCATTTATATCACTTTTTGATTTTTTATCATTAATTTCTTGAGATAAGCTCTTTCTCTATTTCCCTTCTCTCCTTTTCCTTCTTGTCTTCAGGGGAGATTTCTTCTTCTGTTTCTTTCTTTTCCTGTTTTGGAGCTTCCTTTTTCTCTTCAGTTTTTTTCGCTTCGCGCTTTTTCTCTTCGGCTTTCTTTTCTTCAGATATCTTTCTTGCCTTTTCAGCGTATTTGTCTCCGTCAAGGTTGAGTATTGATATCCCTGCCTTCTTGGCAGCATCAATTATTGCAAGCCTTTTTCTCATCCCGACTGATGAGGATATGATTATGCCCTGCTCTTCCTTTTTTATTTTTTCAAGCTCTTTTGCATTGCACACAATTATCATTTCAAGCCCGGATTTGTGCAGCCCCCTTACTTCTGCCGGGCTCCTGTATCCGGGATTGACCATTTTTCCGTACCCGGCTTTGTTGTGCCTGAGCTTGTTGTGTATTCCCTCCGGGTATCTCCAGTGATTGTGAAGCCTGATTTTCTTGTGGGCTTTGTGCCTGGTGAATGCTGGCCTTTTCCTCTTCTGCGCCTCTCTCAGGGCGAGTTGGATTTTTTTCCTGTTCGTGTTGTTTTTTGCCGCTGCCATTTTGTTTCCTTTGATTGTGATTTAATTTGCCTTACATTATGCTCTTTCCGGCTTTTTCGAATATGTATGCGCCGTCCTGGAAAACCCTTCTGTCCCTGTTTTTTATGAAGCAGATGCGCTCTATGTTTGCTGCCTGCTGGCTTACCTTTTCCTTGTTAACTCCCTCGACAATTATGGTGTTTCCGTCAACGGTTACCTTAACTTCCGGGTATAACGGTGTTTTCCTTGCCTTTCTTTCTCCGAGGAAATTGCTTATCACAAAATCCTTTCCCGATACAGCCGCCTTTATTGGGAAGTGGCTTGAGCACACCCTGAGCTTGTATATGTAGAGTTCCTGGACTCCTAAAAAGAGATTTTTAATGTGGGATACAAAGCTGTAAACCATGGTCTTGTCGCGCTTTGATTCCTTTTCTGAGTGTATGATTATGCTGTTCCCTTCCTTTTTTATCTGAACCCTCGGGCTTGAAAGAATCTTGCTTGTTTCCCCCTTTGGGCCCTTAACAAAAAATGTCCCGTTTTCTATTCTTACTTCTACCTTTTCAGGAACTTCAATTTTTTCTGTGATTCCCTTCTTCTTTTCCTTTTTCGCTTCCGTGTTTTCCATTTTAAAAAGCTCCGTTGAATCTGGATTTAGTAGCAGTATGCAATAAGCTTTCCGCCAAGCTTCTCCTTCTTTGCTTCTTCGTGAGTCTTTATTCCCTTATTGGTTGAGATTATGAGTATTCCGAATTCCCTTGCAGGAAGGAATCTTTTCTCAAACTTTTCATATGTGCCCAGGGTTACTGAAAACCTCGGCTTTATTGCATTGCAGGCATTTATGTTGCCGTTCAGCTTGATTATTACATAACTTCCCCTTAAATCAGCAACTTCATTGAAGTCC includes the following:
- a CDS encoding 50S ribosomal protein L18, with translation MRNTKRTMEFRRKREGKTNYPKRLKLLSSGKPRLVVRKTLKNIHVQLVSYSPKGDVIICSADSRELLKYGWSLNRGNISAAYLTGLLLGIKAKGKIKEAVLDIGLQESVGGSRIYSALKGALDAGMSINHSEEILPDEKRISGAHISAYAAKLKKEDPEKFKRFFSSYEKSVPDLKIENVFQKAKEAIMKGAVSASKADAKKQVKSK
- a CDS encoding 50S ribosomal protein L32e, which codes for MAAAKNNTNRKKIQLALREAQKRKRPAFTRHKAHKKIRLHNHWRYPEGIHNKLRHNKAGYGKMVNPGYRSPAEVRGLHKSGLEMIIVCNAKELEKIKKEEQGIIISSSVGMRKRLAIIDAAKKAGISILNLDGDKYAEKARKISEEKKAEEKKREAKKTEEKKEAPKQEKKETEEEISPEDKKEKERREIEKELISRN
- a CDS encoding 50S ribosomal protein L19e; this encodes MDLKVQKRIAAEILKRSPKRVWFDSERLDEIKEAITKGDIRALISSGAIVKKQAKGVSRGRARAILSQKRKGRQRNKGSVKGRFTARLPGKKAWMNKVRLQRELLKELKENGAIDRKTFRELYLKSKGGLFRSKRHMKLFIEEHALALKPEAKRAAPIEQKKTGQ
- a CDS encoding 30S ribosomal protein S8 — protein: MLNDTVANLLSKMLSYEKAGKKECTVKPISKVGKRVLQIFKDNNYIEDFNEVADLRGSYVIIKLNGNINACNAIKPRFSVTLGTYEKFEKRFLPAREFGILIISTNKGIKTHEEAKKEKLGGKLIAYCY
- a CDS encoding 30S ribosomal protein S5, translating into MPEEETAEILEKKEFIKDSWSPKTGLGRKVKNGEITDIDYILDRGMKILEPEIVDALLPNLKMDLIMVGQAKGKFGGGQRRVFKQTQKKTPEGNKPHFGAYVVVGNEDGYVGVGYGKAKETVPAREKAIRNAKLSVMKVRRGCGSWQCGCGNYHSIPFAVEGRCGSVRIKLIPAPKGKGLCVTRECQKILALAGIKDVWSKMIGQGRSTINLVNASMAALHNLTAMKTGSMASNRNKFIEGKIKGEEKPSAEINAGEGEEQ
- a CDS encoding 50S ribosomal protein L6, with the translated sequence MENTEAKKEKKKGITEKIEVPEKVEVRIENGTFFVKGPKGETSKILSSPRVQIKKEGNSIIIHSEKESKRDKTMVYSFVSHIKNLFLGVQELYIYKLRVCSSHFPIKAAVSGKDFVISNFLGERKARKTPLYPEVKVTVDGNTIIVEGVNKEKVSQQAANIERICFIKNRDRRVFQDGAYIFEKAGKSIM
- a CDS encoding uL30 family ribosomal protein is translated as MSKIAVIRIRGCVRSMQQTIDTLNMLGLQRKNSMIIFEKNDSTMGMVKKVKDFVTYGEIDDALAKSIAEKRPEQNEKGFYRLNPPRGGFERKGIKTGYSIGGALGYRGADMAKLIKRML